A genomic segment from Methanolobus zinderi encodes:
- a CDS encoding DUF5050 domain-containing protein, translated as MYSFPHLLPPKKAACLVLAAIVSLLLIHAASAEMYVNENVQLTNDSNYNHPSWSPDGEKLVFAYDQAIWSMNADGSGRKKLYDNLAWEGDPVYNHNGSRIYYATESKKAYSARYTSIHVMDADGGNVVKLTESADAKDPVVSPDGTKIAYVSRLAGNYDVWIMDTDGYNNERLTDSQGDESSPSWSPDGSKLVYSLEGAILVQETDSVKPTVLLDNSYDNVEPSFSSDGNMIIFSSDQGGDYDIWIMGADGKGFTMLTSVSSNERAPAWSPDGSKIAYVSNEDGEYNIWIMDLKDQNLQLQEEEEEIVDTEQRQMNPYIDRIRLFANENPRDFIISVLIISFLLVSLIVYSFLRKIR; from the coding sequence ATGTACTCTTTCCCACACCTTCTTCCACCCAAAAAAGCAGCCTGTCTGGTACTTGCTGCTATTGTATCTTTATTGCTGATCCATGCGGCATCAGCCGAAATGTATGTCAATGAAAATGTTCAGTTGACCAACGATTCCAACTACAACCACCCATCCTGGAGCCCGGATGGGGAAAAACTGGTCTTTGCTTATGATCAGGCTATCTGGAGCATGAATGCTGATGGCTCGGGCAGGAAGAAACTATATGATAACCTCGCATGGGAAGGGGATCCTGTATACAATCATAACGGAAGCAGGATATATTATGCCACCGAGAGCAAGAAAGCCTATTCTGCACGTTATACCAGCATACACGTGATGGATGCTGACGGCGGTAATGTTGTAAAGCTCACGGAAAGCGCGGATGCTAAGGATCCTGTTGTAAGTCCCGACGGAACGAAGATCGCTTATGTTTCAAGACTTGCCGGCAACTATGATGTATGGATCATGGATACGGACGGTTACAACAATGAAAGGCTGACCGACAGTCAGGGTGATGAAAGCTCTCCTTCATGGAGCCCCGATGGCAGCAAACTGGTTTACTCACTTGAAGGTGCCATACTTGTCCAGGAAACGGATTCCGTAAAACCGACAGTGTTGCTGGATAATTCCTATGATAATGTGGAACCATCTTTCAGTTCAGACGGGAATATGATAATCTTCTCATCGGATCAGGGTGGGGACTATGATATCTGGATCATGGGTGCAGACGGTAAAGGTTTCACCATGCTGACATCCGTGTCGTCCAATGAAAGGGCACCTGCGTGGAGTCCTGATGGGAGCAAAATTGCCTATGTTTCCAATGAGGACGGAGAGTATAATATATGGATAATGGATCTGAAAGATCAGAATCTGCAATTGCAGGAAGAAGAGGAAGAAATAGTTGATACTGAACAAAGGCAAATGAATCCTTATATTGACAGGATAAGATTGTTTGCCAATGAGAACCCCAGGGATTTCATTATTTCAGTGCTTATAATTTCATTCCTGCTTGTCAGTCTTATCGTTTATTCGTTCCTCCGGAAGATTCGCTGA
- the gatE gene encoding Glu-tRNA(Gln) amidotransferase subunit GatE, with protein MSDKFDYAGLGLKCGLEIHQQLDSKQKLFCRCPTQIRETGESTYEFFRYLRPTASEMGETDRAALEQSKLKRKYVYKGYDTTCLVENDDEPPKELDREALDIALSISKLLKMKPVDQVHVMRKIVVDGSNTSGFQRTAFLGKDGHLDTSVGPVGVGVLCLEEEACQKIEDKGDSIIYSLDRLGIPLVEIGTDPDIISPAHAKETAQQIGMLLRSTGKVKRGLGTIRQDVNISIAKGARVELKGVQALDMIETIVEREVERQVNLLEIRDELLERGALACDTIFDVTDLFKETKSKVVKKALKKGKVLAVLLPGFAGFVGREVQPGRRLGTEFSDRAKTSGVGGIFHTDELPKYGISEDEVSSLRETVGAGENDAVVMVADSEKRARGAMESVIIRARETLEGVPEETRRALPDGNSSYLRPLPGAARMYPETDVPQTEVSEEYFLSVEVPELLTERAKRFESEFDLHKELSEKIVYSTYLPLFEDMMQRFAQNQNINATLVVRTLTGTLPELKRDGVEIDNLDDHHFIDVFTLVANGDISKEAIDQVLREMAADPSMSAEDAADKLGLGGVDTESIEAFIDTVISEREEFVREKGLAAIGPLMGPVMAEFRGKVDGKLVSDILKQKINKYIN; from the coding sequence ATGAGTGACAAATTCGATTATGCCGGACTCGGTTTGAAATGTGGTCTTGAGATACATCAGCAGCTTGATTCCAAACAGAAACTCTTCTGCCGATGCCCTACACAGATCAGGGAAACCGGTGAGTCGACCTATGAATTCTTCCGTTACCTGCGTCCGACTGCAAGTGAGATGGGTGAGACCGACAGGGCTGCACTGGAACAGTCCAAACTCAAGCGCAAATATGTCTACAAGGGCTACGACACCACCTGCCTGGTGGAAAACGATGATGAGCCACCCAAGGAGCTTGACAGGGAAGCCCTGGATATCGCGCTGAGCATAAGCAAGCTCCTGAAAATGAAACCCGTTGACCAGGTGCATGTAATGCGTAAGATCGTTGTGGACGGTTCCAATACATCCGGTTTTCAGAGAACGGCTTTTCTCGGAAAGGACGGTCATCTTGACACTTCAGTAGGACCTGTAGGTGTCGGTGTACTCTGTCTGGAGGAGGAAGCATGCCAGAAGATAGAGGACAAGGGTGATTCTATCATATATTCCCTTGACAGGCTGGGTATTCCGCTTGTTGAGATCGGCACGGATCCTGATATCATCTCTCCTGCACATGCAAAGGAGACCGCACAGCAGATCGGTATGCTCCTGCGCTCAACAGGGAAGGTCAAACGAGGACTTGGGACCATCCGTCAGGATGTTAATATCTCCATTGCAAAGGGTGCCAGGGTTGAACTTAAAGGTGTACAGGCACTGGATATGATCGAGACAATTGTCGAGCGGGAGGTCGAACGTCAGGTCAATCTGCTTGAGATCCGTGACGAGCTGCTGGAAAGAGGTGCTTTGGCCTGTGATACTATCTTCGATGTCACCGACCTTTTCAAAGAAACAAAGTCCAAGGTCGTAAAGAAAGCATTGAAAAAGGGCAAGGTGCTTGCCGTCCTGCTTCCGGGATTTGCCGGTTTTGTGGGCAGGGAGGTACAGCCCGGCAGGCGTCTGGGTACGGAGTTTTCCGACCGCGCCAAGACATCAGGTGTTGGCGGCATATTCCATACTGACGAGCTTCCCAAGTACGGCATAAGCGAGGATGAAGTAAGTTCACTTCGTGAGACCGTGGGAGCCGGTGAAAATGATGCTGTAGTTATGGTAGCAGATTCTGAAAAGCGTGCCAGGGGTGCCATGGAAAGTGTGATCATAAGAGCACGTGAGACCCTTGAGGGTGTACCCGAAGAAACAAGGCGTGCGCTGCCTGACGGGAACAGCTCTTACCTGAGACCTCTTCCCGGTGCTGCAAGGATGTATCCTGAAACCGATGTTCCACAGACTGAAGTCTCAGAGGAATATTTCCTTTCAGTGGAAGTACCGGAGCTGCTGACCGAGCGTGCAAAACGCTTTGAATCCGAATTTGATCTGCATAAGGAACTTTCCGAGAAGATAGTCTATTCAACTTATCTTCCTCTTTTTGAGGATATGATGCAACGTTTTGCCCAAAATCAGAACATCAATGCGACCCTTGTAGTCAGGACACTCACCGGAACACTTCCCGAACTCAAACGTGACGGTGTGGAGATCGATAATCTTGATGATCATCATTTCATTGATGTATTTACACTCGTTGCAAACGGGGACATCTCAAAGGAAGCAATCGACCAGGTGCTTCGGGAAATGGCAGCAGATCCGTCTATGAGTGCCGAGGATGCGGCAGATAAACTTGGTCTAGGAGGAGTTGATACCGAGAGTATCGAAGCTTTCATTGATACTGTGATCAGCGAAAGGGAGGAATTCGTCAGGGAAAAGGGTCTTGCAGCAATCGGTCCTCTTATGGGTCCGGTGATGGCCGAGTTCAGAGGTAAGGTTGACGGAAAACTTGTGAGTGATATCCTAAAACAAAAGATTAATAAATATATAAATTGA
- a CDS encoding 4Fe-4S binding protein produces the protein MTEKREDNCEEDSLTVIREMDVEDTHFIYKLITDESVKFLDYDYKRCIGCGLCVGLCPTKALELGPMQEISTGLDAPPVTLDLDKCTFCSMCASFCPVKAFKMTSEGDFPEHEKFPEFDSYVRMNEKCLPCALCKASCPEDAIDVEFTFPKKEEIALFKEDAEGEIEIDTDKCNFCGLCAEFCDAFLLIEKEPTPTDPTPFELLLVDEDKCDYCVLCQDLCPEDAITVKGEKRGEAPQIEGNVTVDDDKCTRCTWCQVVCPYEAVDLRKPFEGELRLVDANINKCDPQGCHGCFNVCPSHLWYVPEDGDAKIAVKEDYCIYCGACVNACPKDVMTVSRSEVAHTEIPDSPWADQWRDAVDSMITGKRKLPDTSRTLEVGKEAPREHVEVEFPEVDGSLLKLAKERIEKARPVLTSPKIRKMLESKPASEVREEFSKRTGSEDEQ, from the coding sequence ATGACTGAAAAACGTGAGGACAATTGCGAGGAAGATTCACTGACAGTTATAAGGGAAATGGATGTGGAAGATACACATTTCATCTACAAGCTGATAACCGATGAATCAGTCAAGTTCCTTGATTATGATTACAAGCGCTGTATTGGCTGTGGTCTCTGTGTCGGCCTGTGCCCCACAAAGGCACTGGAACTCGGTCCCATGCAGGAGATATCCACTGGCCTTGATGCTCCGCCTGTGACACTTGATCTTGATAAGTGCACTTTCTGTTCAATGTGTGCAAGTTTCTGTCCGGTAAAAGCATTCAAAATGACATCAGAAGGTGATTTCCCGGAACATGAGAAGTTCCCGGAATTCGATTCATATGTCAGGATGAACGAGAAATGCCTGCCATGTGCCCTCTGCAAAGCATCATGTCCCGAGGATGCCATTGATGTGGAATTCACCTTCCCGAAAAAAGAGGAGATAGCATTATTCAAAGAAGATGCCGAAGGTGAGATCGAGATTGATACCGATAAATGTAACTTCTGCGGCCTGTGTGCGGAGTTCTGTGATGCTTTCCTTCTGATCGAGAAAGAACCGACTCCGACCGACCCCACGCCTTTTGAGCTCCTGCTTGTGGACGAGGACAAATGTGATTACTGTGTGCTGTGTCAGGATCTCTGTCCCGAGGATGCTATCACGGTCAAGGGTGAAAAAAGAGGTGAAGCTCCGCAGATAGAAGGCAATGTTACAGTTGACGATGATAAATGCACACGTTGTACATGGTGTCAGGTAGTCTGTCCCTACGAGGCGGTCGACCTCAGGAAACCTTTTGAGGGTGAGCTTCGGCTGGTGGATGCGAATATAAATAAATGTGATCCGCAGGGATGTCATGGCTGTTTTAACGTATGCCCGTCCCATCTCTGGTACGTTCCCGAGGATGGCGATGCTAAGATTGCGGTGAAGGAAGACTACTGTATCTACTGTGGGGCCTGTGTCAATGCATGTCCCAAGGACGTTATGACTGTCTCACGCAGTGAAGTAGCCCATACTGAGATTCCTGATTCTCCATGGGCGGACCAGTGGCGCGATGCCGTAGATTCAATGATCACCGGAAAACGAAAACTTCCTGATACATCGCGGACACTTGAGGTCGGTAAGGAAGCTCCCAGGGAGCATGTTGAGGTTGAATTCCCCGAGGTTGATGGTTCCCTGCTCAAACTTGCCAAAGAACGTATTGAAAAAGCAAGGCCTGTACTTACAAGTCCGAAGATAAGGAAGATGCTGGAAAGCAAGCCTGCTTCCGAAGTTAGGGAAGAGTTCAGCAAAAGGACCGGGTCCGAAGACGAACAATAA
- the hdrA2 gene encoding CoB-CoM heterodisulfide reductase HdrA2: MRIGVYICHCGLNIAHTINVVSLQEKVNDLEDATVVRDIQFMCSDSGQESIIKDIKENELDRVLVAACSPHLHEPTFKRVLTKAGLNPFLLEMVNIREQCSWVHQEEPQMATQKAFDLIRMGIARLKLLDPLEIEKVEVTKDVLVIGGGVAGIEAALTLADSGYHVYMVEKEPTIGGKMALLNEVFPTNDCSICVLAPKMTDVQNHPNIDLITMAEVSEVTGSVGNFHVTVKQKPRYVDEDKCKGCVEECGGVCPVEVSNPFDFGLGKAKAINMPIPQAVPQVVYIDSKYCVGCGLCKQACPADAIDYEQKEETLEFTVGAIVLATGYKLFDASRKPEYGYGIYPDVITNMELERLLNAAGPTRGRVLVPSTGDVPHKVAFIQCVGSRDEKVDNPYCSRVCCMSSMKNAQLLKERYPDMDITIHYIDIRASGEMYEEYYIRTQSMGINFTRGRVAEILPEDSGRLSLRYEDTLAGEIHEDPYDMVILATGMETVSDADQISRVLNLTTRSDRFFSIAHPKMRPVDSHVKGIYIAGCASGPKEIQVSIAQGSAAASKVMQLLSKGELESDPLSAHVNPDACIGCSICADVCQFNKISMIDHKAVVDELSCMGCGACSASCPSDAISMRNSTDEQIFSQIRAATEVKSQFPLIIAFLCNWCSYKCADLAGTSRVQYPSNIRTIKVMCAGRVDPAFVLEAFEQGADGVLVAGCRLGECHYIFANYNAKHRMEALQEVLKDIGIDPERLKVEWLSAAEGEKFANTIEDMVEYLEKIGPIGSELLEEPQ, from the coding sequence ATGCGCATCGGAGTATACATATGTCACTGCGGCCTGAACATAGCCCATACCATTAACGTCGTTTCCCTTCAGGAGAAAGTGAACGATCTTGAGGACGCTACGGTTGTAAGGGACATCCAGTTCATGTGTTCTGATTCCGGACAGGAATCCATAATCAAGGATATCAAGGAAAACGAGCTTGATCGTGTGCTTGTTGCTGCATGTTCACCTCATTTGCATGAGCCTACTTTCAAGAGGGTGCTTACAAAGGCAGGTCTTAATCCTTTCCTTCTGGAAATGGTAAACATCCGTGAGCAGTGCTCATGGGTTCACCAGGAAGAGCCACAGATGGCCACCCAGAAGGCATTTGATCTTATCAGGATGGGTATTGCCAGACTGAAACTGCTCGATCCGCTGGAGATAGAGAAGGTCGAGGTCACAAAGGATGTGCTTGTGATCGGGGGAGGTGTTGCCGGTATCGAGGCCGCACTCACGCTTGCGGATTCGGGCTATCATGTCTACATGGTTGAGAAGGAGCCCACGATAGGTGGCAAGATGGCTCTGCTCAACGAGGTTTTCCCAACCAATGACTGTTCTATTTGTGTGCTCGCGCCCAAGATGACCGATGTGCAGAACCATCCGAACATAGATCTTATCACGATGGCCGAGGTCAGCGAGGTCACGGGTTCTGTGGGAAACTTCCATGTTACCGTTAAGCAAAAACCCCGGTATGTGGATGAGGACAAATGCAAGGGCTGTGTGGAAGAATGTGGTGGCGTATGTCCTGTTGAAGTTTCCAATCCATTCGACTTCGGACTTGGCAAGGCCAAAGCCATCAATATGCCAATCCCGCAGGCAGTGCCACAGGTAGTCTATATAGACAGTAAGTACTGCGTTGGCTGTGGCCTGTGCAAGCAGGCATGTCCGGCGGATGCCATCGATTATGAGCAGAAGGAGGAAACGCTGGAGTTCACTGTGGGTGCCATAGTGCTTGCAACCGGTTACAAGCTCTTTGATGCGTCACGCAAGCCGGAGTACGGTTACGGAATCTATCCCGATGTCATCACCAATATGGAACTGGAACGCCTGTTAAATGCTGCCGGTCCCACCAGGGGGAGGGTGCTTGTCCCGTCCACCGGAGATGTTCCGCACAAGGTTGCATTCATCCAGTGTGTGGGTTCAAGGGACGAGAAGGTGGATAATCCATATTGTTCCAGGGTCTGCTGCATGTCCAGCATGAAAAATGCCCAGTTGCTCAAGGAACGCTATCCTGACATGGATATTACCATTCATTACATTGACATCCGTGCATCCGGTGAGATGTACGAGGAATACTATATAAGGACCCAGTCCATGGGTATCAACTTCACTCGTGGCAGGGTTGCAGAGATACTGCCGGAAGATAGCGGAAGACTTAGTCTGCGTTATGAGGATACACTTGCAGGTGAGATACATGAAGACCCGTATGATATGGTAATTCTGGCAACAGGTATGGAAACCGTATCGGATGCCGACCAAATCTCCCGTGTGCTGAATCTGACTACACGTTCTGACCGTTTCTTTTCAATAGCCCATCCCAAGATGCGTCCGGTTGATTCTCATGTAAAGGGAATCTATATAGCAGGATGCGCCTCCGGACCCAAGGAAATACAGGTTTCCATAGCCCAGGGCAGTGCAGCAGCCTCCAAGGTAATGCAGTTGCTCTCAAAGGGTGAGCTGGAAAGCGATCCGCTCAGTGCACATGTTAATCCTGATGCATGTATCGGCTGTTCCATCTGTGCCGATGTGTGTCAGTTCAATAAGATCAGTATGATTGACCACAAGGCTGTTGTGGATGAGCTTTCCTGCATGGGATGCGGTGCATGCAGTGCATCCTGTCCGTCAGATGCCATATCCATGCGTAACAGTACTGACGAGCAGATCTTCTCGCAGATACGTGCAGCCACCGAGGTCAAGTCCCAGTTCCCCCTTATAATCGCATTCCTGTGTAACTGGTGCAGCTATAAGTGTGCCGACCTTGCTGGCACATCACGGGTTCAATATCCGAGCAATATCAGGACAATCAAGGTCATGTGTGCAGGACGTGTTGATCCTGCATTCGTGCTCGAGGCATTTGAACAGGGTGCCGACGGTGTGCTTGTAGCAGGTTGCAGGCTTGGTGAGTGTCACTATATCTTTGCCAATTACAATGCAAAGCACAGGATGGAAGCCCTTCAGGAAGTATTGAAGGACATAGGCATCGATCCCGAAAGGCTGAAGGTGGAATGGTTATCCGCTGCCGAAGGTGAGAAATTTGCAAACACGATTGAGGACATGGTTGAATATCTGGAAAAGATCGGTCCTATAGGTTCCGAACTGCTGGAGGAGCCCCAATGA
- the carB gene encoding carbamoyl-phosphate synthase large subunit, whose product MPKRTDIKKILLIGSGPIMIGQAAEFDFSGSQACRSLKEEGLEVVLVNSNPATIMTDPEMADAVYIEPLDVKAVEKIIEKERPDGIIAGIGGQTGLNITSELAEHGVLEKYNVELLGTPLEAIKNTEDRELFKRKMEEIGEKVPRSRAISTLKEAEELIDELGLPLIIRPAYTLGGAGGGIAHSREELLEITERGLRRSRISQVLIEESVLGWKEFEYEVMRDANDTCIVICNMENLDPMGVHTGESMVVTPSQTLSDDEHQMLRTAAIKIIRAFGIEGGCNIQFAAKDGEYRIVEVNPRVSRSSALASKATGYPIARVTAKIAIGMALDEILNDVTKQTPASFEPTIDYIVTKIPRWPFDKFVTADKTLTTSMKSTGEVMAIGRTIEESLLKAVRSLDIDMDLGSDEWSSSEIKTLLKTPTSERLFVIYHALSNGFSIEEVSDLSGFDVFFLRKIKNIVDMEKKIKDAGSSEKILDDLLCDAKRIGLTDARIAELTGKRREEINDQRRAAGVKSTYKMVDTCAAEFAAATPYYYSCYEQMCEAEPSDRKKILILGSGPIRIGQGIEFDYCTVHAVAAIREAGIEAHIINNNPETVSTDYDTSDKLFFEPLTLEDVMNVIDKENPDGVLVQFGGQTSVNLALPLEKELQRRSDLKTKILGTSPADIDVAENREKFNQMMNKLGINQPDAGYATSQEQAIEISSRIGFPVLVRPSYVLGGRAMEIVYDQTDLERYMREAVRVSPEHPILIDDFLEGAVEIDVDAVCDGKDVLIGAIMEHIEEAGVHSGDSACVIPPQSLSEEVLEIVRDYTRKIALALNVKGLVNIQMAKRGDKIYVLEANPRSSRTIPFVSKAVGLPLAKIAARVIMGESLKDLGYTADKEPEVKHVSVKEVLLPFDKLPGADPILGPEMKSTGEVMGVDPDYGRAFFKAQLSADNLLPLTGKVFLSVRDEDQEQLVDVAKKLRGAGIELLGTKGTADSLAEHGIEMGIVKKVHDGSPNVIDMMRRYEVALVINTPKDKQAREDSSRIRRAAVDFKVPYITTIQAAIAASNAIVSMKNGEGAVKSINEYHREMMSS is encoded by the coding sequence ATGCCAAAACGTACGGATATTAAAAAGATTCTTCTTATTGGTTCAGGTCCTATTATGATCGGGCAGGCGGCAGAGTTCGATTTCTCTGGTAGCCAGGCCTGCCGGTCTCTTAAGGAAGAGGGTCTGGAAGTCGTGCTAGTAAACTCCAACCCTGCGACCATCATGACAGATCCTGAAATGGCGGATGCGGTCTATATCGAACCACTCGATGTCAAGGCTGTTGAGAAGATCATTGAGAAGGAAAGACCCGATGGTATCATTGCAGGTATCGGAGGTCAGACAGGTCTCAACATCACAAGTGAACTCGCAGAACACGGTGTTCTTGAGAAGTATAATGTAGAACTTCTGGGAACCCCATTGGAAGCGATAAAAAATACTGAGGACCGTGAGCTCTTCAAGCGTAAAATGGAAGAGATCGGGGAGAAAGTACCCCGCAGCAGGGCAATATCCACACTAAAGGAAGCAGAGGAGCTTATCGATGAGCTAGGACTTCCGCTTATCATCCGTCCCGCATACACACTCGGTGGTGCAGGTGGCGGTATAGCCCATTCAAGGGAAGAACTGCTGGAGATTACAGAAAGGGGTCTTCGCCGCAGCCGTATCAGTCAGGTACTGATCGAGGAGAGCGTACTCGGCTGGAAGGAATTTGAGTATGAGGTCATGCGTGATGCAAATGATACATGTATAGTAATCTGTAACATGGAGAACCTGGACCCCATGGGAGTTCACACGGGTGAATCCATGGTGGTTACACCATCCCAGACACTCAGCGATGACGAGCATCAGATGCTCAGGACCGCTGCGATCAAGATCATCAGGGCTTTCGGAATTGAAGGCGGTTGTAATATCCAGTTCGCTGCAAAGGACGGAGAATATCGTATTGTGGAGGTCAATCCACGTGTGTCGCGCTCATCCGCACTTGCTTCAAAGGCAACCGGTTATCCGATCGCCAGGGTCACAGCCAAGATCGCAATCGGTATGGCACTGGACGAGATTCTCAACGATGTTACAAAGCAGACACCAGCATCATTTGAGCCAACCATCGACTACATTGTCACAAAGATACCAAGGTGGCCATTTGACAAGTTTGTAACTGCAGACAAGACCCTTACCACTTCAATGAAGAGTACCGGAGAGGTAATGGCTATCGGTCGTACCATTGAGGAGTCACTTCTGAAGGCAGTACGTTCACTGGATATCGATATGGACTTAGGTTCCGATGAATGGTCTTCAAGTGAGATCAAGACCCTGCTCAAAACTCCGACAAGCGAGCGTCTGTTCGTTATATATCACGCCCTGAGCAATGGTTTTTCCATAGAAGAAGTCTCTGACTTAAGTGGTTTTGATGTATTCTTCCTCAGGAAGATCAAGAACATCGTTGACATGGAAAAGAAGATAAAAGACGCCGGTTCCTCAGAAAAAATACTTGACGATCTGCTTTGTGATGCAAAACGCATTGGTCTGACCGATGCACGTATTGCGGAACTTACAGGAAAACGCCGTGAGGAGATCAATGACCAGAGGCGGGCAGCAGGTGTAAAGTCCACCTACAAGATGGTAGATACCTGTGCGGCCGAATTTGCTGCAGCAACCCCTTATTATTATTCATGCTACGAGCAGATGTGCGAAGCAGAGCCGTCTGACCGTAAGAAGATACTGATACTTGGTTCAGGTCCAATACGTATCGGGCAGGGAATAGAGTTCGATTACTGTACCGTACATGCGGTAGCGGCCATACGCGAGGCAGGTATTGAGGCACATATCATCAACAACAATCCGGAAACAGTCTCAACTGACTACGACACATCCGACAAGCTCTTTTTCGAGCCTCTGACGCTGGAAGATGTAATGAACGTCATCGATAAGGAGAACCCTGACGGTGTGCTCGTACAGTTCGGTGGACAGACCTCGGTTAACCTCGCACTTCCCCTTGAAAAAGAACTTCAGAGGCGCAGCGATCTCAAGACGAAGATTCTCGGCACATCCCCTGCGGATATAGATGTTGCAGAGAACAGGGAAAAGTTCAATCAGATGATGAACAAACTGGGAATCAACCAGCCGGATGCCGGTTATGCAACTTCACAGGAACAGGCCATCGAGATATCATCGAGAATCGGCTTCCCTGTACTCGTAAGACCATCATATGTGCTGGGTGGCCGTGCAATGGAGATCGTTTACGATCAGACCGACCTTGAACGCTATATGCGTGAAGCTGTGAGAGTATCTCCTGAACATCCGATTCTCATTGACGATTTCCTTGAAGGAGCCGTGGAGATCGATGTGGATGCAGTGTGTGACGGTAAGGATGTACTCATCGGTGCAATCATGGAACACATCGAGGAAGCCGGTGTGCATTCCGGAGACTCTGCATGTGTAATTCCGCCACAGTCACTGTCAGAGGAAGTTCTTGAAATAGTACGCGATTACACCCGCAAGATCGCACTTGCACTTAATGTGAAAGGTCTTGTTAATATTCAAATGGCCAAGAGGGGCGATAAGATATATGTCCTCGAAGCAAACCCACGTTCAAGCAGGACAATACCATTCGTATCCAAGGCGGTAGGTCTTCCACTGGCAAAGATCGCTGCCAGGGTGATTATGGGAGAGAGCCTGAAGGACCTCGGTTATACGGCCGATAAGGAACCCGAGGTCAAACACGTCTCCGTTAAGGAAGTACTCCTGCCCTTCGACAAGCTCCCCGGAGCTGACCCGATACTCGGTCCCGAGATGAAGAGTACGGGTGAGGTCATGGGTGTGGACCCGGATTACGGCAGGGCTTTCTTCAAGGCACAGCTCAGTGCTGATAACCTGCTGCCACTCACAGGTAAGGTCTTCCTCTCAGTCAGGGATGAGGATCAGGAACAGCTTGTGGATGTGGCAAAGAAGCTCAGGGGTGCGGGAATCGAGCTGCTGGGTACTAAAGGTACCGCAGATTCACTTGCTGAACACGGAATTGAGATGGGTATCGTGAAGAAGGTCCATGACGGCAGTCCGAATGTGATCGATATGATGCGCCGCTATGAGGTTGCACTTGTCATTAACACTCCCAAGGACAAACAGGCACGTGAGGACAGCTCAAGGATTCGCCGTGCTGCGGTTGACTTCAAGGTGCCGTACATCACTACAATCCAGGCGGCAATCGCTGCATCCAATGCGATCGTTTCAATGAAGAATGGTGAAGGTGCGGTAAAATCTATAAATGAGTACCACAGGGAAATGATGAGTTCTTAA
- the carA gene encoding glutamine-hydrolyzing carbamoyl-phosphate synthase small subunit: MNAVLGLEDGTIIKGTGFGAEGIVSGELVFTTQYTGYEEALTDPSYKGQILMFTYPLIGNYGVSESCFESDGVKAEGLVVREACPEPSHHLSKKTIFQMMEDAGKPGIAGVDTRMLTIKTREHGTMRAALINGSDDGEEAVRLAREQPRISEIDLISKVTCPEPFRIESPYRDPSNPVHVVLMDFGRKLSIERSLLSRGIDVTVVPGTASTSEIEAFEPDLLFLSNGPGDPQQAVKGIEAVNKFSGELPIVGICLGHQIISRALGADTYKMKFGHRGANQPVKDFETGIVHITSQNHGFAVDADTFEDAEVRITQMNANDKTVEGVAHKNLDIVSVQYHPDAHPGPLDSEKLFFDRVFKMAGGKK, encoded by the coding sequence ATGAATGCAGTATTAGGATTAGAAGATGGGACTATTATAAAAGGCACTGGCTTCGGTGCCGAAGGTATCGTTTCCGGGGAACTTGTTTTTACTACTCAATATACTGGTTATGAGGAGGCTCTGACCGACCCCTCCTATAAGGGTCAGATCCTGATGTTCACCTATCCTCTCATCGGCAATTACGGCGTCAGCGAAAGCTGTTTTGAATCTGACGGAGTAAAAGCCGAAGGTCTTGTTGTGAGGGAGGCTTGTCCCGAGCCATCCCACCACCTCTCAAAGAAGACCATTTTCCAGATGATGGAGGATGCAGGTAAACCCGGTATCGCAGGTGTCGACACACGTATGCTTACTATAAAGACACGTGAGCATGGAACAATGCGTGCGGCCCTGATCAATGGAAGTGATGACGGAGAAGAGGCTGTAAGACTGGCAAGAGAGCAGCCCAGGATCTCGGAGATCGACCTGATCTCAAAGGTCACTTGTCCTGAACCTTTCAGGATAGAGAGCCCATATAGGGATCCCTCAAATCCTGTACATGTAGTGCTCATGGATTTCGGAAGAAAGTTGAGTATAGAAAGGAGCCTGCTGTCCAGAGGTATCGATGTGACGGTTGTTCCGGGTACAGCTTCAACATCCGAGATCGAAGCATTTGAGCCAGACCTGCTCTTTTTATCCAACGGTCCGGGAGATCCACAGCAGGCAGTCAAAGGAATAGAGGCAGTAAATAAGTTCTCAGGAGAGTTGCCTATAGTAGGTATCTGCCTGGGACACCAGATCATATCACGTGCACTTGGTGCGGATACATATAAAATGAAGTTCGGACACAGGGGTGCAAACCAGCCTGTAAAGGATTTCGAAACCGGGATCGTACATATAACATCACAAAATCATGGTTTTGCTGTTGATGCGGATACCTTTGAAGATGCGGAAGTCAGGATAACCCAGATGAACGCCAACGACAAAACGGTCGAAGGTGTAGCACACAAGAATCTCGATATTGTAAGTGTTCAGTATCACCCTGATGCGCATCCTGGTCCCCTTGATTCCGAGAAGCTTTTCTTTGACAGGGTTTTCAAAATGGCCGGAGGTAAGAAATAA